The sequence below is a genomic window from Clostridium putrefaciens.
TAATTCTATCTTACATAATACCTAAGCTATTTTCAACAAATTAAACGACTTTATATTTATTTTAATCTTCAGGGATAATCCTTTTACATTACTTTCATTCATCATCTTTTATGATTAGTAGACACACTCTACAGATAAATTTATATTCTCTAATAAGTTTATTTCGTAAAACCTTATAGGTTTCTTGTCCTTACCATGATAAAGTACCCTTACTACTGGCCTGTCTGGAAATCCCTTGTTTTGCTTTATTACATATCCTTCTACTCCATTTGAAAGCTTTAAGCATGAACCTAGTTGATACACTGCAAATGTATCTTTAAATACTTTAACTACCTCTTCATCAAAGAACTTCCCTGACCCAGCTAGTATAAGTTCATAAGAGTCCTTTGGATTAAATTTTGTTCTATAACTTCTATCATTACTAATAGCATCGTAGACATCACAAACCGATATTATTTTTGCATTAATACATATTTCATTACCTTTTAATCCAAATGGATATCCTGTTCCATCTATTCTCTCATGATGCTGTAATATGGCATCTGTTATCTTTACAGAAAGATCCGTATTTGACCTTAATATATCCACCCCATATATTGGATGTTTCTTCATTTCTGAATATTCAACATTTGAAAGTCCTTGTGACTTGTTTAACATGTCTTTACTTATTTTCACCTTTCCTAGATCATGCAAGGTAGCTGAAATGCCAAGATTTACAATATCCGCTCGTTCAAACCCCATATTTATCCCCAAAAAGGCAGCCATTATTCCAGTATCAATACTATGTACAAATGTATAATTATCATGAGTTTTTATATCGTTTAAACTTTTATTTATATCTCCAAATTCTATTATGTAGTTCATAAGTTCTTCTACTTTAATTAAGGAATCCATAATATCTACTCTATCATTTAAGGTGATCTTTTTTACTATAGTACTCACACCTTTTAATGTATCTACTTTTAATTCATTCAGCCTTATATCTTCTAAGTCTAAATCTGAAAGCCTCTTATCTTCTATATAGACATAAAGCACATCCAATTGTTTTAGTCTATTTATATAATTAAGTGTTAGGCTAACTCCAGCTCTTAAGAGAATTTTCCCATCACTAGAAAATATACTTTTTGCCAGTATATCACCAGGTTTAACTTTTAATATAAACTCTATCCGCATAATTCACCTCATAAAATTCTTTTTACTGTAACAAAATGAGTATATATAAATAATATCACAATTAAAATGTATTATTAAAATATAGTAACCCTACCAGATTATTATAAATTAAACAAGGTGAAGTCTCAATAGACCTTCACCTCGTAATTAAAAATTTATACAGATTGCTTTTCTAGCATATCTAAAAGTTCATTAAATCTAGCTATAGTAGCTTCTAAAGGTTTTGATGTAGTAATATCAACGCCTGCTGTTTTTAGGGTATTAATAGGATAATCACTACCCCCACTTTTTAAGAATCCTTTGTACTTTTCTAATGCATTTTCATTATTTTCTAATATAGCCTTTGCAAAAGCACTTGCAGCTGCATACCCTGTAGCATACTGATAAACATAAAAGTCAGAATAAAAATGTGGTATTCTTGCCCATTCCATATCTATTCCGTCATCTACAATCATATCAGGTCCAAAGTACTTTACATTTAAATCATGCCATATGCCACATAAGTCCTTACTATTTAATGGTTTCCCATTTTCTATACTCTCGTGAACTAAAATTTCAAATTCAGCAAACATCAGTTGTCTAAATACTGTAGTTCTTATTTGTTCTAATTCTTGATTTATTAAATACAACCTTTTATTCTCATCTTCTTCTTTATTTATAAGATGGTGAATTAAAAGTGCTTCATTTGTAGTTGAAGCAACCTCCGCACAAAATAAAGTATAATTAGAATATAAGTGTGGTTGATTCTTTCTTGAATAATATGAATGTATAGAATGACCCATTTCATGTGCAAAAGTAGAAACATCATTTATACTATAGTTATAGTTTAAAAGAACATAGGGCATAGTATCATGACATCCCCAAGAATATGCTCCTCCTCTTTTACCTTTGTTTTCAAATACATCCACCCACCCATTATCTACGCCTTCTTTAAATATATTTAAATATTCTTGTCCTAGTGGATTCAAACCTTCTTTTACTATTTTAACAGCTTCCTCAAACTCAATATGTTCTTTTGGTATATCTATTACAGGAACATATAAGTCATACATATGCATCTCATCTAATCCTAATAACCTTTTTTTCACCCTTACATACCTATGAAGTGAATCTAAATTCTTGTTTATAGTATCTATAGATTTATAATAAACTTCTAATGGTATGTTGTTTGGTTTTAATGAACTCTCTAAAGATGACTTATATTTATTAGCCTTTGATAGAAATATAAAGTTTTTTACTGAAGATGTTAAGGAACTAGTTAAAGTATTTTTAAATTTATTATAAGTACTAAATAAAGCCTTAAAAGCTTCTTCCCTAACTCTTCTATCTTTTGACCTTATGAAGGTTGCATAATTAACCTCTGTAAGTTCAATTTCTTTATTATTTTCATCCTCTATATTTGGAAATGTCATATCTGCATTAGTAAGCATACCAAATATATTTCCTGGAGCCTCAAGACAATCTGAAACCGAAGCCAACATTTCTTCAAGTTCTCTAGAAAGTGTATGAGGTTTCATTATAATTATCTGCTTGAAAAAAAACTTATACATATTTAGTTCCTGTATTTCATCTATATTTTTTAATAGTTCTGCTTCATTTAATGATAATATCTCTGGAACAAAAAATGCATTTATGCTAGACAGTTCTGCTAAATATCCATCTATCTTTTCTTTTATAGTTTGAAATTCTGTGTTAGCTGTATCTTCATCTGATTTAAGGTGAGCGTATACAAATAAAACTTCTGCTTTTCTCGATATTCTTTCTTTTAAATTAAGATATGATATTAAATTTTTAGGATCGTTAAGTGTCCCTGGGAATTCTTTTAGCTTTAAAGCTTCTATCTTTAGCTCCTGAAAGTCTTCCTCCCATCTTTTTGAACTTTTATATACCTTTTCTATATTCCATTTGTACTCTGAAGCTATTTCGTCTCTTGTTTTTAATCTTTTTACTTCCGTCATAAAAAACCCCTCCTTTAATAAACCATATATAAATATGGTATCATAGCAAAACTTAAATTACTATTATAATAGTATGAAGATTCTTGAATCTGTATATGTCATTAATTAATCTGTTGTAATATTATTATTGAACTCTTAAATATAGTCTTCTTTTTTACCTCTTATATCTAAATAAACCTTCTTAAAGCATTCATCTATTAAATTACATATTTCATTTATTTTGTAGCTCATAACTTCTCTCTTCTCATCATAAGGAAAGCTTATAACCCATGTAGGATTATATTCTTCATCTTTATCTTTTATTTTATATCCTTTTTCTATAAAAGCTTCTGTATCAAACAAATCAAATATAGCTGAATATTCCCATTCCTCAACATCCTTATCAGTATCAAAGTAAAGACTTACCATGTTGTCTATACAAAATAGTTTTCTTACATAATTACCTCCGTATCTTACTTCGTAGCTACCAAGTTCTCTTAAAAATAAATTAGTATCCTTTTCTTTCTCCATAATTACTAATGATGAAAATTCCATAATAATCCTCCTTATTTATAATCCTTTATTTTTATGCTTACTTAAAGTTTTTTAATATATCTTAACATATAATATACTAAATTAAATAGGATGTTTCAAAGGACACCCTATACTCTAAGTTAAATAGGCTTACTCTTATAATTTGTAAGCCTATACTTATTATATATTAGTTATCCCTTTAAAACATCCTAAACTTTCTTCTTGCTTATTAATTTAAACTTTCATATATCTTCTGTAAGTTTTCTCTCATAGTTTCTATATAATTTCCCTCTGACTCTAAAGTATTAATAGTTTCTGTCTTAGCACCAATCTCTCTAGCTAGTGTCTCTGATACCTTAGGACTCACATTTTCTTCAGTAAATACAGTTTTTAAATTGACTTCTTTTCCAATACTTACAAGTTCCTTGATTTTTTGTGGTGTAGGTTCTCCCTCTGCAAAGACATCCTCTACACTATATTGGTGTAGGTCAAATTCCCTACATAAATATGCAAAAGCTGCATGACCTGTTACAAATGTTTTATTTTGGAGCGGCTTTATCTTACTTTCATACTCATCTTTTAAATCATCTAGCTCCTTTTCAAACCTTTTATAGTTTTCTTCGTAATAGCTTTTATTAGAATAATCTATTTTAACTAAAGCTTCTTTTATATTATTAGCCTCCACCTTAGCTTCTTTAAGACTTAGCCAAACATGTGGATCAAAATGCCCATGTTCATGTCCTTCTTGTTTAGAAGTTTTTATTAAATCTGCACCTTTAGATGCTTCAACTACTACTAAATTTTTATTATCTATACTTTTTAATATGTCTTCTGCCCAGTGTTCCATTTCTAAACCATTATATACGAATAAGTCCGCTTTAGACATGTTTTTCATATCTTTTGCTTTAGGCTCAAAATCATGAGCTTCTACTCCGCTTGGTACTATAGTTGTAATCTCGATTTTATCTCCCCCTATAGCCATAGCAAATTCAGTCATAGCATTAAAGCTAGATACTACAAAAATCTTTTTTTCTGCATTTTCATTGTTGTCTACCGCCTCTTTTTTATTTACACAAGCTGATAATAATATCATCATACACAATGGACCTATAATTTTAAATAATTTTTTTTTCATTGTTTCCTCCTAGCCTATCTTTTCCCTTGCAAATCATTTGCATTAAGTATATAATAATATACGAAGTAATCATTGTCAACATACAATTTAGAATACAGGGAGCTGAAACATTTGATTATAATAAAAGACCTATGCTTTTCTTATGAAGGCAATAAACCATACATATTAGACCACGTAAATTTGACTATTCCAATGGGTAGTTATTTTTCAATAGTGGGTGAAAACGGCAGCGCTAAAAGCACTTTAATAAAACTAGTCTTAGGTTTACTAAAACCACTAAAAGGAGATATTAAGGTAAATACATCAAACATTGCTTATGTTCCACAAAAACTTGACAGTTTCAACTCTGAGTTCCCAATAACTGTTCATGAATTGTTATCTAACCACAAAAAGGTGTGTAAAATAGATGATTCTAAAGCCATTGATAAGAGTCTTCAAATAGTTTCTATGACTTCTTATAAAAACAAATTAATAGGGAGCCTTTCTGGTGGCCAGCAACAAAAGATATTCATAGCAAGAGCTTTGATGGGATCACCAAAACTTATAATTTTAGACGAGCCTTCTACAGGAATTGATTTTCAAAGTCAAAAAGAAATATATGCTATAATAAAATCCTTAAATACAGAAGATAATATTACTGTTATATCTGTTGAGCATAATTTAGACGCTGTTCTAAAAAACTCTACTCATATATATGAGCTAAATTCCGACACCGGAAATGGTGTTTTATATAATGCTAAGGAATATAGAGATAAAATTTTAAATGTTTATAACGAAAGGTGATTTACATGTTGCAATTTGAATTTATGAGAAATGCCTTAATGGCAGGACTTTTTGTATCCATACTCTGTCCCTTTGTAGGGTTATTCTTAGTTCTTAAAAGATATTCCATGATGGGTGATACCCTATCTCATGCTTCCTTTGCTGGTATAGCTATAGGTTTAGTATCAGGTTTAAATCCCATTATTACATCTTTCATTTTCACATCCGCCTGTGGCCTTTTAATTGAATATTTAAGAAACTATTATAAAAAGTATTCAGAACTTGTAATGTCTATAATACTAACCCTTAGTATAGGTATAGCAATTTTAATAATGAGTACAGGAAAAGCGGGTTCAAGTGTTAATTCTATATTATTTGGAAACATGCTAACAGTTTCAAAGACTGATTTAATATGGATGGCTATAATAGGTGCTATATCTTTTATATTTATATTCTTTTTATACAATAAATTAATCTATGCTACCTTTGATGAAGAGGGTGCTAAAGTTTCTGGAGTAAATGTATCTTTAGTTAACTATATCTTCACTCTTATAGTAGCTGCTACAATATCTATATCCATAAGAATACTCGGAGTGCTTGTTATATCTTCAATGATAGTTGTGCCTGTTGCTACAGCTATGCAACTAAAAAAAGGTTTTAAAAGTACCCTTATATATTCTATATTGTTTGGGTTTATAGATATATTTGCAGGGTTTTTCATATCGTATAAGTTAGATACTGCTACTGGAGGTACTATTGCTTTAACGTCTGTAGTAGTTTTAACTATAATATTGCTAATAAATAAGTATCGTAGGTGAATTTTATGAATACAATGGATTTATTAAAAAACAAGACTATAAAAGCTACTAAAGCACGAATTATAATTTACAATATAATATCTAACTGTGATTGTGGAATAACTGCAGAATATATCCATAACAAATGTTTAGAATCTAATATAAGTATAAACTTATCAACAGTGTACCGAAGCTTAGATTTATTTGAGGAAAAAAGTCTTGTAGAAAAATATGATCTTGGTGAAGGTACATATAATTACACCTTAAAGAAGCATAATCACAAGCATTTGCTAGAATGTAGTCTTTGTCATAAAGAGATAGAACTACAATGTCCAATGCAACAAATTGAAGAGCTTGTAAAAAACAAAACAGGATTCACATTAGTGGAACACGAACTAAAGATGAAGGGTATTTGTAAGGATTGTAAAAAACATAAATAATAAAGCAAAAAAGATCACATTTTAAATGCGATCTTTTTTTGATTTTAAATATATATTATCATTACATTAAATAGCATGTAGTATGAAGTTAATTAAAAACATAAATGATATTATATACATAGGAACTGATATTTCTTTATGCCTTTTACTAGCTAATTTCACTATAGGGTACGCCACAAATCCAAAAGCCATACCATCTACTATACTAAAGGTAAGCGGTATCATAGCAATAATCAAAAAAGCTGGAAATCCTTCTGTAAAATCATTAAAATCTATATTTAATGCGTTTTTAATCATTAAACTACCTATTATTATCAAAATAGGAGCTATAGCGCTATTAGGTATAATTTTAATTATAGGCATAAATATTATAGATAGCAAAAATAGTATTCCTGCTGTAAATGATGTAAGCCCACTCTTACCACCTGCAGCAAGTCCTGCAGCACCTTCAATTGATACTACTGTTGGACTTGTTCCAACTATAGCACAATTAATAACTGACATAGCCGTAGCTTGAAATGATCTTTTAAACTTTTCAGGTTTATCTAGCATTACATTTATCTGTCCATGGATTAATCCAAGGTTTTCAAATACAAGCACCAATAATATAGAAAATGTTGACACAATAAATGAACTTGAAAATATATTACTAAAATCCATATGGCCTATTACTTCCTTATATCCTCCAATGGAAAACCCCGTAAAAGAAATCTGTGATAAATCAATTAATCCAAATGCCGCTGAAAGAAGTACTCCTAAAAACATACTTATAAGAAAGTTACCTTGAACATTCTTCACAAACAACACCAATGTGATTATAAGGGTTATAAGAGTTACATAAACTGCCGGATCACTAAGACTTCCAAGTGCTACAAATGTTGTTTCATTTGAAACTATTATTCCGCTCTTTTGAAGTCCTATAAAGGTTATCATAAGACCTATTCCTACAGTTATAGCTTCTTTTAATGATATTGGAATTGATTTTGTTAGTATCTCACCAAGTTTTGTAAAGGCTACCACAGCGAACAAAATTCCTGCAATAAACACCGATGCCAATGCTTGTTCCCAGGTTAATCCCATAGTTTTAACTATGGTGTAAGAAAACATAGCGTTAACCCCCATACCAGGTACCAATATCATTGGTGACTTTCCCCAAAATGCGGACAGTAAACATCCAACAAAAGTAGATAACACTGTAGCTATAACCGCCGCTTCCATAGGTATTCCAGCATCTGCTAGTATAGCTGGATTAACCGCTATTATGTAAGCAGCAGCAAAAAATGATGTAAGCCCTGCTAACATTTCCTTTTTTCTTGTGGTTTCATTAATATCTAAGTCAAATAATTTATTCAATTTTTTTCCTCTTCATGTCTTTCCCTCTCCCTCCCACGTTTACACTTATTATGTGTAATTGCACTAATATTATAACAAATAATATTATAAAATCAAAGTAATTATTTACCTCGAAAATATTAATTTCAATCCTAATATAATTAATATTATGCCTCCGATATAATCTGCATACTTACATATAAATTCTATCCTTCTAAAAAACTTGCTTATTATAAATGCTATAATTGTAAGAGTACAAGTTACCATCCCTATAAACAAACTTATTTTAATAAGTAATATTAAGCTAGTTATTGTCTCAAAAAAGGTAAATCCTATAACTAAAGCATCTATGCTTACAGATACCCCCAATAATATACACATCTTTGGCTTTAAAAATATATATGTTTTTTTATCTTCCATACCTTCTATTATCATTGTTATACCAAGTATAGCTACTATAATCCCTCCTAGTATACTAGAAGTATAATTTACATACTGACTAAATATAAGGCTTCCAAAGGAGCCAATCAACATAAATAAGGTTTGAAAAAATGAAAAGGACATACAAAAGCATAACTTATTCCTAAACTTAACATTTGAATTAAGTCCTATACTTAGTGCTACTCCAAAGGCATCTAAAGACAATGCAATAGCAACTACAAATATAGATAAAAACGTCATATTAGTCTCCTTTCAAACATGTTAATAGTGATAATTAATATATACTGCATCACTTGTTAATATATTCAACTATCATATTGAAAAGAGTAAACTTTTTTAAATCAATATTAAGATTCTATTAATTTTAACATTAAGCATATAATGCTATTACTTACTTATATATTTAGTTAAAAGCCTTTATTTTTCTGATTATATATTATATATTATTAATTGATGAATACTTTATACTCATAACGACTCATAATGAGTCATAATGACTTATATAGTATATAACATATATGTAAAGGAGATAATTATAATGTGTAATTGCCTTATTGCTCAATCTGGAGGTCCTACTTCTGTTATAAATTCAAGCGTTGTAGGTCTTGTGGATGAAAATACTAAGT
It includes:
- a CDS encoding HD-GYP domain-containing protein, which produces MRIEFILKVKPGDILAKSIFSSDGKILLRAGVSLTLNYINRLKQLDVLYVYIEDKRLSDLDLEDIRLNELKVDTLKGVSTIVKKITLNDRVDIMDSLIKVEELMNYIIEFGDINKSLNDIKTHDNYTFVHSIDTGIMAAFLGINMGFERADIVNLGISATLHDLGKVKISKDMLNKSQGLSNVEYSEMKKHPIYGVDILRSNTDLSVKITDAILQHHERIDGTGYPFGLKGNEICINAKIISVCDVYDAISNDRSYRTKFNPKDSYELILAGSGKFFDEEVVKVFKDTFAVYQLGSCLKLSNGVEGYVIKQNKGFPDRPVVRVLYHGKDKKPIRFYEINLLENINLSVECVY
- the pepF gene encoding oligoendopeptidase F codes for the protein MTEVKRLKTRDEIASEYKWNIEKVYKSSKRWEEDFQELKIEALKLKEFPGTLNDPKNLISYLNLKERISRKAEVLFVYAHLKSDEDTANTEFQTIKEKIDGYLAELSSINAFFVPEILSLNEAELLKNIDEIQELNMYKFFFKQIIIMKPHTLSRELEEMLASVSDCLEAPGNIFGMLTNADMTFPNIEDENNKEIELTEVNYATFIRSKDRRVREEAFKALFSTYNKFKNTLTSSLTSSVKNFIFLSKANKYKSSLESSLKPNNIPLEVYYKSIDTINKNLDSLHRYVRVKKRLLGLDEMHMYDLYVPVIDIPKEHIEFEEAVKIVKEGLNPLGQEYLNIFKEGVDNGWVDVFENKGKRGGAYSWGCHDTMPYVLLNYNYSINDVSTFAHEMGHSIHSYYSRKNQPHLYSNYTLFCAEVASTTNEALLIHHLINKEEDENKRLYLINQELEQIRTTVFRQLMFAEFEILVHESIENGKPLNSKDLCGIWHDLNVKYFGPDMIVDDGIDMEWARIPHFYSDFYVYQYATGYAAASAFAKAILENNENALEKYKGFLKSGGSDYPINTLKTAGVDITTSKPLEATIARFNELLDMLEKQSV
- a CDS encoding DUF6762 family protein, with product MEFSSLVIMEKEKDTNLFLRELGSYEVRYGGNYVRKLFCIDNMVSLYFDTDKDVEEWEYSAIFDLFDTEAFIEKGYKIKDKDEEYNPTWVISFPYDEKREVMSYKINEICNLIDECFKKVYLDIRGKKEDYI
- a CDS encoding metal ABC transporter substrate-binding protein — encoded protein: MKKKLFKIIGPLCMMILLSACVNKKEAVDNNENAEKKIFVVSSFNAMTEFAMAIGGDKIEITTIVPSGVEAHDFEPKAKDMKNMSKADLFVYNGLEMEHWAEDILKSIDNKNLVVVEASKGADLIKTSKQEGHEHGHFDPHVWLSLKEAKVEANNIKEALVKIDYSNKSYYEENYKRFEKELDDLKDEYESKIKPLQNKTFVTGHAAFAYLCREFDLHQYSVEDVFAEGEPTPQKIKELVSIGKEVNLKTVFTEENVSPKVSETLAREIGAKTETINTLESEGNYIETMRENLQKIYESLN
- a CDS encoding metal ABC transporter ATP-binding protein → MIIIKDLCFSYEGNKPYILDHVNLTIPMGSYFSIVGENGSAKSTLIKLVLGLLKPLKGDIKVNTSNIAYVPQKLDSFNSEFPITVHELLSNHKKVCKIDDSKAIDKSLQIVSMTSYKNKLIGSLSGGQQQKIFIARALMGSPKLIILDEPSTGIDFQSQKEIYAIIKSLNTEDNITVISVEHNLDAVLKNSTHIYELNSDTGNGVLYNAKEYRDKILNVYNER
- a CDS encoding metal ABC transporter permease is translated as MLQFEFMRNALMAGLFVSILCPFVGLFLVLKRYSMMGDTLSHASFAGIAIGLVSGLNPIITSFIFTSACGLLIEYLRNYYKKYSELVMSIILTLSIGIAILIMSTGKAGSSVNSILFGNMLTVSKTDLIWMAIIGAISFIFIFFLYNKLIYATFDEEGAKVSGVNVSLVNYIFTLIVAATISISIRILGVLVISSMIVVPVATAMQLKKGFKSTLIYSILFGFIDIFAGFFISYKLDTATGGTIALTSVVVLTIILLINKYRR
- a CDS encoding Fur family transcriptional regulator, producing MNTMDLLKNKTIKATKARIIIYNIISNCDCGITAEYIHNKCLESNISINLSTVYRSLDLFEEKSLVEKYDLGEGTYNYTLKKHNHKHLLECSLCHKEIELQCPMQQIEELVKNKTGFTLVEHELKMKGICKDCKKHK
- a CDS encoding NCS2 family permease; translation: MLAGLTSFFAAAYIIAVNPAILADAGIPMEAAVIATVLSTFVGCLLSAFWGKSPMILVPGMGVNAMFSYTIVKTMGLTWEQALASVFIAGILFAVVAFTKLGEILTKSIPISLKEAITVGIGLMITFIGLQKSGIIVSNETTFVALGSLSDPAVYVTLITLIITLVLFVKNVQGNFLISMFLGVLLSAAFGLIDLSQISFTGFSIGGYKEVIGHMDFSNIFSSSFIVSTFSILLVLVFENLGLIHGQINVMLDKPEKFKRSFQATAMSVINCAIVGTSPTVVSIEGAAGLAAGGKSGLTSFTAGILFLLSIIFMPIIKIIPNSAIAPILIIIGSLMIKNALNIDFNDFTEGFPAFLIIAMIPLTFSIVDGMAFGFVAYPIVKLASKRHKEISVPMYIISFMFLINFILHAI
- a CDS encoding manganese efflux pump MntP family protein encodes the protein MTFLSIFVVAIALSLDAFGVALSIGLNSNVKFRNKLCFCMSFSFFQTLFMLIGSFGSLIFSQYVNYTSSILGGIIVAILGITMIIEGMEDKKTYIFLKPKMCILLGVSVSIDALVIGFTFFETITSLILLIKISLFIGMVTCTLTIIAFIISKFFRRIEFICKYADYIGGIILIILGLKLIFSR